The DNA region GCTTGAAAGATCCGTCAGACGAATTGCTGGCGTTGGTCACGGATCGCGCCTTGGACAATGACAAACGCGACATGCTTCAAACGATGGCGGACGAAGGCGTCCCCGAGGGCTTTGACGTGCTGGACGTATTGGAAGTTGCACGATGCGATGCGATGACGGCAACGGAGTTTCTGGAAACGCTCGATCCGCTCAACCCACGTTTGTATTCGATCGCTAGCAGCACCAAGATTGTCTGCGACCAGGTTCACTTGACTGTCGGCAAGGTCGTCTACGAACGCGAAGGAAGAACTCGTAAGGGCGTGGCCAGTACCATGCTCGCCGATCGCGTCGAATCGGGTTCGACGGTGCGAGTATTCGTCCAACCCAACCACGGCGGATTCACGGTTCCCGCCGACCCCCATCAGCCCATGATCATGGTCGGCCCGGGGACGGGCATCGCGCCATTCATGGCGTTCCTGCAGGAGCGCGACGCGACGAAGGCGGCCGGCAAGAATTGGCTGTTCTTTGGTGACCAGCACGAATCTTTCGATTTCCTCTATGAAGACGAATTGAAGGCCTACGTCGATAGTGGACTGCTGACGCGTTTGGATACCGCATTTAGCCGCGACGGAGATCGCAAGGTCTACGTCCAAGATCGCATGCGAGAGAATGCCGCCGAGCTTTGGCAGTGGCTGCAGAGTGGTGCAACGTTTTTCGTGTGCGGCGATGCCTCGCGGATGGCGGCCGATGTCGAACGAACTCTCGTCGACATCGCCGAGGAACAAGGCAACATGAGCACCGACGAAGCGAAAGCCTATGTGAAAAAACTCGCCGCGGACGGCCGATACGTCCGCGACGTTTATTAGTTTTTCACTTGCCTATACGGGGTCGTATGCCAAGTTGGGCGATAACCATCGCTCGACTTCGCGAATCGTTTCGCCTTTACGCTTTGCGTAGGATTCGAT from Rubripirellula tenax includes:
- a CDS encoding sulfite reductase subunit alpha is translated as MSSFIPATAPFNEEQRAWLNGFFSGLMGVQNGATAADALSAAGFINTPITVEEDAEDDFAWHDSTLPIVDRMELAEGKPIERKLMAAMAQLDCGSCGYVCQTYAEAIASGTESNLTLCSPGGKETKQMIKRLLKEGGESDTPAASNGNGNCAAMPTGYSRSRPFEAKLIESRPLNQEGSAKDTRHVAIDLSGSGLTYHVGDALGVFPVNCDALVATIIERIGADATLNVTSPSGISKSLAAALREDFCLKDPSDELLALVTDRALDNDKRDMLQTMADEGVPEGFDVLDVLEVARCDAMTATEFLETLDPLNPRLYSIASSTKIVCDQVHLTVGKVVYEREGRTRKGVASTMLADRVESGSTVRVFVQPNHGGFTVPADPHQPMIMVGPGTGIAPFMAFLQERDATKAAGKNWLFFGDQHESFDFLYEDELKAYVDSGLLTRLDTAFSRDGDRKVYVQDRMRENAAELWQWLQSGATFFVCGDASRMAADVERTLVDIAEEQGNMSTDEAKAYVKKLAADGRYVRDVY